The following are from one region of the Klebsiella aerogenes genome:
- a CDS encoding ABC transporter permease, which produces MTMVLPQPATGRVSGMFWRKPALGLFLLLLGPLMWFGIVYLGSLLTLLWQSFYTFDDFTMSVTADLTLANLKALFNPANYDIIVRTLVMALSVTLASAILALPMAWYMARYTHGKMKAFFYIAVMLPMWASYIVKAYAWTLLLAKDGVAQWFLGHLGLESLLNMVLTIPAVGGNTLSTSGLGRFMVFVYIWLPFMILPVQAALERLPPSLLQASADLGARPRQTFRYVVLPLAIPGIAAGSIFTFSLTLGDFIVPQLVGPPGFFIGNMVYSQQGAIGNMPMAAAFTLVPIVLIALYLAFVKRLGAFDAL; this is translated from the coding sequence ATGACCATGGTATTACCGCAACCTGCCACCGGGCGTGTTTCAGGGATGTTCTGGCGTAAACCTGCGCTGGGGCTGTTTTTACTGCTGCTGGGGCCGCTGATGTGGTTTGGCATCGTCTATCTGGGATCGCTGCTGACGCTGTTGTGGCAAAGCTTCTATACCTTTGATGATTTTACGATGTCGGTCACTGCTGACCTGACGCTCGCCAACCTGAAAGCGCTGTTTAATCCGGCGAATTACGACATCATTGTGCGCACGCTGGTGATGGCGCTAAGCGTGACCCTTGCCAGCGCGATCCTCGCGTTACCCATGGCGTGGTACATGGCGCGCTATACCCACGGCAAGATGAAAGCATTCTTTTATATCGCCGTGATGCTGCCGATGTGGGCGAGCTATATTGTGAAGGCCTATGCCTGGACGCTACTGCTGGCAAAGGATGGCGTTGCGCAGTGGTTTCTTGGTCACCTTGGCCTGGAAAGTCTATTGAATATGGTGTTGACCATTCCGGCGGTGGGCGGCAATACGTTGTCTACTTCGGGGCTGGGGCGATTCATGGTGTTCGTCTACATCTGGCTGCCGTTTATGATCCTGCCGGTGCAGGCGGCGCTGGAACGTCTGCCGCCGTCGCTGTTGCAGGCTTCCGCCGATCTAGGCGCCCGCCCGCGGCAAACCTTCCGTTATGTGGTGCTGCCGCTGGCGATCCCCGGTATTGCGGCGGGTTCCATTTTCACTTTCTCTCTGACGCTCGGCGATTTTATCGTTCCGCAACTGGTAGGGCCGCCCGGCTTCTTTATCGGCAACATGGTCTACTCCCAGCAAGGCGCTATTGGCAACATGCCGATGGCGGCGGCGTTTACCCTGGTGCCTATTGTTCTGATTGCACTGTATCTGGCGTTCGTGAAGCGCCTGGGAGCGTTTGATGCACTCTGA
- a CDS encoding ABC transporter ATP-binding protein: MTYAVEFNDVSRLYGDVRAVDGVSIAIRDGEFFSMLGPSGSGKTTCLRLIAGFEQLSGGSIRIFGQQSSELPPWQRDVNTVFQDYALFPHMSIIDNVAYGLMVKGVGKKERHLRAQEALEKVALGFVHARKPSQLSGGQRQRVAIARALVNQPRVLLLDEPLGALDLKLREQMQVELKKLQQSLGITFIFVTHDQGEALSMSDRVAVFNNGRIEQVDSPHDLYLRPKTAFVAGFVGTANVFTPELAQRLCGVSGTWSLRPEHIRLNSGGDVQVPGIVQAVQYQGAATRIELKLADGDKLLVSQANTDGGAALGAPQPGQNVLACWSRSAMVPLESGG; this comes from the coding sequence ATGACGTACGCGGTTGAGTTTAATGACGTTTCGCGTCTGTACGGTGACGTGCGCGCGGTGGATGGCGTCAGCATTGCCATTCGTGATGGCGAGTTTTTCTCCATGCTGGGGCCTTCCGGCTCCGGCAAAACCACCTGCCTGCGTTTAATCGCCGGCTTCGAACAGTTGTCCGGCGGATCGATTCGTATCTTTGGCCAGCAGTCCAGTGAGCTGCCGCCGTGGCAGCGCGACGTCAATACGGTATTTCAGGATTATGCGCTATTCCCGCATATGTCGATTATCGACAACGTCGCGTATGGTCTGATGGTGAAAGGGGTTGGCAAAAAAGAACGCCATCTCCGCGCCCAGGAGGCGCTGGAAAAAGTGGCGCTGGGATTTGTTCACGCCCGTAAACCTTCACAACTTTCCGGCGGCCAGCGCCAGCGTGTGGCTATTGCCCGGGCGCTGGTCAACCAGCCGCGGGTGCTGTTATTAGACGAACCGTTGGGCGCGCTGGATTTAAAACTGCGTGAACAGATGCAAGTGGAGTTAAAAAAACTACAGCAGTCGCTGGGTATCACTTTCATCTTTGTCACACACGATCAGGGGGAAGCGCTGTCAATGTCCGATCGGGTGGCGGTATTTAACAATGGCCGTATTGAACAGGTTGATTCGCCGCACGATCTCTACTTACGTCCTAAAACGGCCTTTGTCGCCGGGTTTGTCGGTACCGCTAACGTTTTTACGCCCGAACTGGCGCAGCGGCTTTGCGGCGTGTCGGGAACCTGGTCACTGCGACCGGAACATATTCGGCTTAATAGCGGCGGCGACGTTCAGGTTCCCGGCATCGTCCAGGCGGTGCAGTATCAAGGAGCCGCAACGCGGATTGAATTGAAGCTGGCCGATGGCGACAAATTGTTAGTTAGCCAGGCCAACACGGATGGCGGCGCGGCGCTCGGCGCGCCGCAACCGGGGCAAAATGTGCTGGCTTGCTGGTCCCGTTCGGCCATGGTTCCCCTGGAAAGCGGAGGCTGA
- a CDS encoding ABC transporter substrate-binding protein, translating to MSKKFARGSLCVLSMVFVTAQAAEPPTSLDKGEGRLDIIAWPGYIERGQTDKNYDWVTQFEKESGCQVNVKTAATSDEMVSLMAKGGYDLVTASGDASLRLIMGKRVQAINTALIPNWKTLDPRVAKGAWFNVGDKVYGTPYQWGPNLLMYNTKTFPTPPDSWKVVFVKQDLPDGKSNQGRVQAYDGPIYIADAALFVKATQPQLGIDDPYQLTETQYQAVLKVLRDQHSLIHRYWHDATVQMSDFKNEGVVASSAWPYQANGLKSEGQPVATVFPKEGVTGWADTTMLHSEAKHPVCAYKWMNWSLTPKVQGDVAAWFGSLPVVPQGCKASTLLGDKGCETNGYDQFDKIAFWKTPIAEGGKYVPYSRWTQDYIAIMGGR from the coding sequence ATGAGCAAAAAATTTGCCCGTGGCAGCCTGTGCGTGCTGAGTATGGTTTTTGTGACGGCGCAGGCCGCCGAACCGCCAACATCGCTGGATAAAGGGGAAGGGCGACTCGATATTATTGCCTGGCCGGGCTATATCGAGCGCGGTCAAACGGATAAGAATTATGACTGGGTGACCCAGTTTGAAAAAGAGAGCGGCTGTCAGGTCAACGTGAAAACCGCTGCCACCTCAGACGAAATGGTGAGTCTGATGGCAAAAGGGGGTTACGACCTGGTTACTGCCTCCGGCGACGCGTCTTTACGCCTGATTATGGGCAAACGCGTGCAGGCGATAAATACCGCGCTCATCCCGAACTGGAAAACGCTCGATCCGCGCGTCGCCAAAGGGGCGTGGTTTAACGTCGGCGACAAAGTCTACGGTACGCCGTATCAGTGGGGGCCAAACCTGCTGATGTATAACACCAAAACCTTCCCGACGCCGCCAGATAGCTGGAAAGTGGTGTTCGTTAAACAAGATCTGCCGGACGGTAAAAGCAACCAGGGGCGGGTACAGGCCTATGATGGCCCAATTTACATCGCCGATGCCGCGCTGTTTGTGAAAGCGACGCAGCCGCAGTTGGGTATCGACGATCCTTATCAGTTGACCGAAACGCAGTATCAGGCGGTATTGAAGGTTCTGCGTGACCAGCACTCGTTGATTCACCGCTACTGGCACGATGCCACTGTGCAGATGAGCGACTTCAAAAATGAAGGCGTTGTCGCTTCCAGCGCCTGGCCGTACCAGGCCAACGGCCTGAAAAGCGAAGGGCAGCCTGTTGCTACCGTATTCCCGAAAGAGGGCGTGACCGGTTGGGCCGATACCACCATGCTGCACAGCGAGGCGAAGCACCCGGTCTGCGCATATAAGTGGATGAACTGGTCGCTGACGCCGAAGGTACAGGGCGATGTCGCCGCCTGGTTTGGATCGCTTCCGGTGGTGCCGCAGGGTTGTAAAGCCAGCACGCTGTTGGGTGACAAAGGTTGTGAAACCAACGGGTACGACCAATTCGACAAGATTGCGTTCTGGAAAACGCCGATTGCCGAAGGTGGAAAATATGTGCCTTACAGCCGTTGGACTCAGGACTACATTGCGATTATGGGCGGCCGCTAA